A stretch of Candidatus Beckwithbacteria bacterium DNA encodes these proteins:
- a CDS encoding glycosyltransferase, translating into MKILMLTPYLPYPLLSGGQIRTYNLLKNLKDHHEITLFSLIKDDGERQYLPQLKKFCKKVVLLKRTKNPWSPRNILLAGLTAYPFLVTRNMPIRASHIIEQELKNDQYDLIHAETFYMMPNIPKTKTPILLVEQTIEYLGYQSYAHNVKFWPIKPLLSIDIAKIKRWETYFWQQASKLVTMSADDKVFIQKEVGKKLNIAVVANGVDMEFFNSVKKLNPQQPTVLFVGTFKWLPNADAVEFLVEQIWPKIIAKIPGAKLHIVGFSPSKKILAYGQQDSITVSGGIEDIRDAYRQAHVLLAPVRSGKGTRYKVLEAMAMGLPVVGTSLSVEGLDVRPGQDALVAETAEGLATKTIKILQDKKLQNKLAQNGKRLVSSRYDWTVISRELDRIYQELGKKK; encoded by the coding sequence ATGAAGATATTGATGCTTACTCCATATCTGCCTTACCCATTACTTTCGGGTGGACAGATTCGCACTTACAATCTACTTAAAAACCTTAAAGACCATCACGAAATTACTCTTTTTTCTCTGATAAAAGATGACGGCGAACGTCAATATTTGCCGCAACTGAAAAAATTTTGTAAAAAAGTGGTGCTGCTGAAACGGACTAAAAATCCTTGGTCGCCACGCAATATCTTACTGGCCGGTTTGACGGCTTACCCTTTTTTAGTGACTCGCAATATGCCGATTCGGGCTTCTCATATTATTGAGCAAGAGCTTAAAAATGATCAATACGATCTGATTCATGCGGAGACTTTTTACATGATGCCTAATATCCCCAAAACTAAAACTCCGATTTTGCTAGTAGAACAAACGATTGAATATTTGGGCTATCAAAGCTATGCCCACAATGTGAAATTTTGGCCGATTAAGCCGCTGCTTTCAATTGATATTGCCAAGATTAAACGTTGGGAAACCTATTTTTGGCAGCAGGCCAGTAAATTAGTGACTATGTCGGCTGATGATAAAGTTTTTATTCAAAAAGAAGTGGGTAAAAAACTCAATATTGCAGTGGTAGCCAATGGGGTAGATATGGAATTTTTTAATAGTGTCAAAAAATTAAACCCCCAGCAACCAACGGTGTTATTTGTCGGGACGTTTAAATGGTTGCCTAATGCCGATGCAGTCGAATTTTTAGTGGAACAAATTTGGCCTAAAATTATTGCTAAAATTCCAGGTGCGAAACTTCATATTGTCGGTTTTTCGCCGAGCAAAAAAATCCTAGCTTATGGGCAGCAAGATTCGATTACTGTTTCTGGAGGGATAGAAGATATTCGAGATGCCTATCGCCAGGCTCATGTATTACTAGCTCCAGTGCGGTCTGGTAAAGGAACCCGCTATAAAGTTTTGGAAGCTATGGCTATGGGCTTGCCAGTAGTGGGAACTTCACTGAGTGTTGAAGGCTTAGATGTCCGGCCAGGCCAAGATGCGTTAGTAGCCGAAACCGCTGAAGGTTTAGCTACTAAAACTATCAAAATTTTACAGGATAAAAAATTGCAAAATAAACTAGCTCAAAATGGTAAACGCCTGGTTTCGTCTCGCTACGATTGGACAGTGATTTCCAGAGAACTAGACCGGATTTATCAAGAATTAGGGAAAAAGAAATAA
- a CDS encoding glycosyltransferase family 39 protein: MKLSQILVLVFLFVLAFIPRLYKIDNPIADWHSWRQSDTAAVARDMAQNGINLLYPKAHNYLPMNGLPNPERYFLNEFPVYNAIVAILYKMFGINTIYARLVSVFFASLATVFLYLLTKKLINARVGFLAAVLFAILPFNIYYGRVVMPDPMHICFSIASLYFLSLWVYKQKISYAILTGLAWAVAMLTKPYAIVLLLPASYLVIRAFRLKAFKKPGLYIILALGLIPLALWRLHINQHPEGMFGSGWLINQGDIRFTGAFFRWLIFERMNRLIFATGGFVLFFFGLVSNRIKKEGWFFEFWLLAVIIYMTYFARGNVTHDYYQLPLVPVGCVLMAKGVDFLLKNGVGFMGKMINWFVALVLVLLMLAFGWYETRGFFNINHPEIIEAGQAVDQLTPKDARVIAPYQKDPAFLYQTQRNGWTDFDVVETMWQWIKQDGADYLVSVNYDDQTNYWLDRCQTLIRNEKFVIIDLQTCQEEQASPDDSSTLDVISM; this comes from the coding sequence ATGAAACTTTCACAAATATTAGTACTGGTATTTCTCTTTGTTTTAGCGTTTATACCTCGGCTTTATAAAATCGATAATCCCATTGCTGACTGGCATTCCTGGCGTCAGTCAGATACGGCAGCAGTAGCTCGGGATATGGCTCAAAATGGCATTAATTTACTTTATCCTAAGGCGCATAACTATCTACCCATGAATGGCTTGCCCAATCCGGAGCGCTACTTTTTAAATGAATTTCCGGTTTACAACGCTATTGTAGCTATTCTCTACAAGATGTTTGGAATTAATACTATTTATGCTCGGCTAGTTTCAGTCTTTTTTGCTAGCTTAGCAACTGTCTTTTTATATCTTCTGACCAAAAAACTGATTAATGCCAGAGTGGGATTTTTAGCAGCAGTTTTGTTTGCTATTTTGCCTTTCAATATTTATTACGGTCGGGTCGTGATGCCTGATCCTATGCATATCTGTTTTTCTATTGCTAGCTTATACTTTTTAAGTTTGTGGGTTTATAAACAAAAAATCAGCTATGCTATTTTGACTGGTTTAGCTTGGGCAGTGGCGATGCTAACCAAACCATATGCTATTGTTCTGCTTTTGCCGGCCAGCTATTTGGTTATCCGGGCTTTCCGGCTTAAAGCTTTTAAAAAGCCAGGTCTGTATATCATTTTAGCCTTAGGTTTGATTCCATTGGCTTTATGGCGTCTTCATATCAATCAACACCCCGAAGGCATGTTTGGTTCGGGTTGGCTGATTAATCAAGGTGATATCCGTTTTACTGGAGCTTTTTTCAGGTGGCTGATTTTTGAGCGGATGAACCGACTAATTTTTGCAACCGGTGGTTTTGTCTTATTTTTCTTTGGTTTGGTTAGTAATCGGATTAAAAAAGAAGGTTGGTTTTTTGAATTTTGGCTATTGGCAGTAATTATTTATATGACCTATTTTGCCCGGGGAAATGTAACTCACGATTACTACCAATTACCATTAGTGCCGGTTGGTTGTGTTTTAATGGCCAAGGGAGTAGATTTCTTACTTAAAAATGGTGTCGGTTTTATGGGGAAAATGATCAATTGGTTTGTAGCTTTAGTTTTAGTGCTTTTAATGCTAGCTTTTGGTTGGTATGAAACAAGAGGATTTTTTAATATTAATCATCCTGAAATTATTGAAGCAGGCCAAGCAGTAGATCAGCTGACTCCCAAAGATGCGCGGGTGATTGCGCCTTATCAAAAAGATCCGGCTTTTTTGTATCAAACACAACGCAATGGTTGGACTGATTTTGATGTCGTAGAAACTATGTGGCAGTGGATCAAGCAAGATGGGGCAGATTATCTGGTTTCAGTCAATTATGATGATCAAACTAACTACTGGTTGGATCGGTGTCAGACTTTGATTAGAAATGAAAAATTTGTAATTATTGATCTCCAAACCTGTCAGGAAGAGCAAGCTAGTCCTGATGATTCTTCGACTCTAGACGTCATTAGCATGTAG
- a CDS encoding glycosyltransferase family 2 protein has product MKLSIIITSYNTKALLDTCLNSLYTYLPKIEFEVVVVDNASSDDSVAYVKKNFPKVTIIANKKNVGFGAANNQGVAKASGDLILLLNSDAYLIDNSLQTFLLKQSDKKENFTNTIIGAQLLNSDQSIQASAGFAPTLIRVWLQMLFVDDLPIIDSLLKSYQESRASFYKKRRSVDWVTGAFMLMPKELFNNIGGFDESIFMYGEEVDLCFRAKKQNTNIIFDPNIKLVHAKGGSSQDGFAKAIQGEYQGLWHFYQKHFPKKRDSLAAALQWGALLRSVLFAIISPDKAKVYRALLENSKNYEQNP; this is encoded by the coding sequence ATGAAACTTTCAATTATCATTACCAGCTACAATACCAAAGCGCTTTTGGATACATGTTTAAATTCTCTTTACACATACTTGCCCAAGATTGAATTTGAAGTTGTTGTGGTTGATAATGCCTCAAGTGATGACTCGGTAGCATATGTCAAAAAGAATTTTCCTAAAGTTACAATCATAGCCAATAAAAAGAATGTTGGATTTGGAGCTGCTAATAATCAGGGAGTAGCTAAGGCCAGTGGTGATTTGATTTTGTTGCTAAACTCCGATGCCTATTTGATTGATAATTCTTTACAAACATTTTTATTAAAACAAAGCGATAAAAAAGAAAATTTTACCAATACAATTATTGGCGCCCAACTATTAAATAGCGATCAAAGCATTCAAGCTTCAGCTGGTTTTGCTCCGACACTTATCCGAGTTTGGTTGCAGATGCTGTTTGTTGATGACCTGCCAATTATTGATTCACTACTCAAATCTTATCAGGAAAGTCGAGCCAGTTTTTATAAAAAAAGACGTAGTGTTGATTGGGTGACTGGAGCCTTTATGTTAATGCCGAAAGAATTGTTTAATAACATTGGTGGTTTTGATGAATCAATCTTTATGTATGGTGAAGAAGTTGACTTATGTTTTCGGGCTAAAAAACAAAACACCAATATTATTTTTGATCCTAATATAAAGCTAGTTCATGCTAAAGGTGGTTCTTCGCAAGATGGTTTTGCCAAAGCTATTCAAGGGGAATATCAGGGATTGTGGCACTTTTATCAAAAACATTTTCCTAAAAAACGAGATAGTTTGGCAGCTGCTTTGCAGTGGGGGGCGTTGTTGCGCAGCGTCCTTTTTGCTATCATAAGCCCAGACAAAGCTAAGGTGTATAGGGCTTTGCTGGAAAATTCAAAAAACTATGAACAAAATCCTTAA
- a CDS encoding RDD family protein has product MKKQNLSKAPVYKRFLADVIDGCIIALLSFILFFAVKNTMAEQMLGLSIFLVYDAGLTYLNSGATLGKKIFKIKVVALHGRLILPQIVVMSLTNAIASLVLLYALLQFTGNAWYAPLMCTGLFILIMVIDFKNRALQDLVARTWVVKTKSS; this is encoded by the coding sequence ATGAAAAAACAAAATCTGTCCAAAGCCCCGGTGTATAAACGTTTTCTAGCTGATGTAATTGATGGCTGTATTATTGCTTTACTGTCCTTTATTTTATTTTTTGCAGTGAAAAATACTATGGCTGAACAAATGCTAGGTTTGTCAATTTTTTTAGTCTATGATGCGGGGTTAACTTACCTAAATAGTGGAGCAACTTTAGGTAAAAAAATATTTAAAATCAAAGTTGTGGCTCTTCATGGCAGACTCATTCTGCCGCAGATTGTTGTTATGTCTTTAACCAATGCTATTGCCAGTTTAGTATTACTCTACGCCTTATTGCAATTTACCGGTAATGCTTGGTATGCTCCGCTTATGTGTACCGGATTATTTATTTTGATTATGGTAATTGATTTCAAAAACCGAGCCCTGCAAGATTTAGTCGCCCGAACCTGGGTAGTAAAAACGAAGTCTTCATGA
- a CDS encoding acyltransferase, producing MFKDRMGRPLSNQEAGHKIINRFYNWILDFELMILRFVSCVPLFWFRKFFYVLAGIKIGKGSVIHIKANFFKPANITIGEDTIIGMRAFLDGRDKLQIGNHVDIASEVMIYNSQHDIDSFDFKPIEKSVIIHDYVFIGPRAIILPGVTIGKGAIVAAGAVVAEDVPEMTVVGGVPAKKIRMRKEQKLAYTLGRARLFQ from the coding sequence ATGTTTAAAGATCGCATGGGTCGACCATTATCAAATCAAGAAGCTGGCCACAAAATTATCAACCGTTTTTATAATTGGATTTTAGATTTTGAGCTGATGATACTTCGTTTTGTGAGTTGCGTGCCTTTGTTTTGGTTTCGCAAATTTTTCTACGTGCTAGCTGGAATCAAAATCGGCAAAGGCTCTGTTATCCATATTAAGGCTAATTTTTTCAAACCTGCCAATATCACCATTGGCGAAGACACAATTATTGGTATGCGGGCTTTTTTAGATGGTCGGGACAAGCTGCAAATTGGCAATCATGTGGATATTGCTTCTGAGGTGATGATTTACAACAGTCAACATGATATTGATAGTTTTGATTTTAAGCCCATTGAAAAGTCGGTTATTATTCATGATTATGTTTTTATTGGGCCAAGAGCCATTATTTTACCAGGTGTAACGATTGGTAAAGGAGCCATAGTAGCGGCTGGAGCAGTGGTTGCCGAAGACGTACCAGAAATGACGGTGGTTGGAGGAGTGCCAGCTAAAAAAATCCGGATGCGCAAAGAACAAAAATTAGCATATACTTTAGGTAGAGCTAGGCTTTTTCAATAA
- a CDS encoding glycosyltransferase family 4 protein, whose amino-acid sequence MIIGIDGNEANVQNRVGSNVYAYELLSALHELIRVDKTKQVRVYLKQDRQTTLPGILTNWDYKTFGPSLAWTQWRLPLELTLEKLSGKAPDIYFSPGHYSPRFSSVPTVVTIMDLAYLMFPDDFRGSDLRQLKAWTRRSVKKASHILAISQSTKDDIVKHYRINPEKITVTYPGLSLKVSKKPGDNSFKNLQAYLGITRPYLIYVGTLQPRKNISALLDSFTILKKQFPKLKLVIVGKKGWLYDEIFTKVKNLKLRSEVIFTGYVSNFEKYELLRHAQAFILPSLYEGFGLPVLEAMALDVPVIVSRVSSLPEVGGEAAFYIDDPKSAQNIAQVTSSVLQLSVNRLKEIQAKGRAQALKFTWQDCAQKTLTVLEHLARK is encoded by the coding sequence ATGATCATAGGAATAGATGGCAATGAAGCCAATGTCCAGAACCGCGTCGGTTCCAATGTCTACGCTTACGAATTATTGTCGGCTTTGCATGAGCTGATTAGAGTAGATAAAACTAAACAGGTTCGAGTGTATTTAAAGCAAGACCGGCAAACTACATTACCGGGCATATTGACGAATTGGGATTATAAGACCTTTGGGCCAAGTTTAGCCTGGACACAGTGGCGCTTACCATTGGAACTTACCTTGGAAAAATTATCTGGTAAAGCTCCTGACATATATTTTTCGCCTGGTCATTATAGCCCTCGGTTTTCATCAGTTCCGACTGTAGTGACCATTATGGATTTGGCTTATCTTATGTTTCCTGATGATTTTAGAGGGAGTGATTTAAGGCAGCTTAAGGCATGGACTAGGAGATCTGTTAAAAAAGCCAGTCATATTCTGGCCATTTCTCAAAGCACTAAAGATGATATTGTCAAACATTACCGAATTAATCCAGAAAAAATTACGGTTACCTATCCGGGTTTATCGTTAAAAGTTTCTAAAAAACCAGGAGACAATAGTTTTAAAAACTTGCAGGCCTACTTGGGAATTACCAGGCCGTATCTAATTTATGTGGGCACACTACAGCCAAGAAAAAATATAAGTGCTTTGCTTGATAGTTTTACTATTTTAAAAAAACAATTTCCTAAGTTGAAGCTAGTCATTGTTGGAAAAAAAGGTTGGCTTTATGATGAGATTTTTACTAAAGTCAAAAATTTAAAACTTCGCAGCGAAGTTATTTTTACTGGCTATGTGAGTAATTTTGAAAAATATGAGCTATTGCGGCATGCTCAGGCTTTTATCTTGCCAAGTCTGTATGAAGGCTTTGGCTTGCCGGTTTTAGAAGCTATGGCTTTAGATGTACCAGTAATTGTAAGCCGGGTTTCCAGTTTACCAGAAGTCGGAGGCGAGGCAGCTTTTTATATTGACGATCCTAAATCCGCCCAAAATATCGCTCAAGTTACCTCGTCCGTGTTACAATTATCAGTGAATAGATTGAAAGAAATTCAGGCTAAAGGTAGAGCTCAAGCTCTAAAATTTACCTGGCAAGATTGCGCTCAAAAAACCTTAACAGTTTTAGAGCATCTTGCTAGGAAATAA
- a CDS encoding glycosyltransferase family 4 protein → MIIGIDISQIAYGTGVSRYTRELVKNLLLLDWNNEYKLFAGVFRQKKEIEAFAKTLPQNRHNYKIYYKLFPPKLAQVVWNQYHSKPIEKFMGRCDVFHSSDWTQPPTSAKNVTTIHDLTPMLYPQYHDPVLRENFARRLGWVQKECHGVIAVSQATRNDIIKYAFIKPEQVAVIYEGVSEEFFDQDFNEQQVAATLLKYQIRKPYFLTVGTKEPRKNLKTILEAHAKPEVYSKAQLVITGKSGWSKEVKIVSSDQRRYVVETGYVSELELKILYCQAAGFIYLSEYEGFGLPVLEAMAAGVPVICSNVSSLPEVAGKAAIMVPSKDALKLNQAMKYLMTNPEEQAKWKSLGIAQAKRFTWEDCAKKTLKVYQGLLY, encoded by the coding sequence ATGATTATTGGTATTGATATTTCTCAAATTGCCTATGGCACCGGCGTTTCCCGGTATACCAGAGAACTGGTCAAAAACTTATTACTACTTGATTGGAATAACGAGTATAAGCTGTTTGCCGGGGTGTTTCGGCAAAAAAAAGAAATCGAAGCTTTTGCTAAAACTCTGCCACAAAATCGGCACAACTATAAAATTTATTACAAACTGTTTCCCCCTAAACTAGCCCAGGTAGTTTGGAATCAATACCATAGTAAGCCGATTGAAAAATTTATGGGCCGGTGCGATGTTTTTCATAGTTCGGATTGGACACAACCACCGACTTCCGCCAAAAATGTGACTACCATTCATGATCTGACGCCGATGCTGTACCCACAATATCATGATCCAGTTTTACGAGAGAATTTTGCCAGGCGCCTTGGTTGGGTACAGAAAGAGTGTCATGGGGTGATTGCCGTTTCTCAGGCAACTAGGAATGACATTATCAAATATGCTTTTATCAAGCCTGAACAAGTGGCTGTCATTTATGAAGGAGTTTCAGAAGAATTTTTTGATCAGGATTTTAATGAGCAACAAGTAGCGGCTACTCTTTTAAAATATCAAATTCGCAAGCCTTATTTTTTAACTGTGGGGACTAAAGAGCCGCGCAAGAATTTAAAAACTATTTTAGAAGCTCATGCTAAGCCAGAGGTATATAGTAAAGCCCAACTGGTTATAACTGGTAAAAGCGGTTGGAGTAAAGAAGTTAAAATTGTGAGCTCGGATCAAAGGCGTTATGTGGTTGAGACAGGCTATGTCAGTGAGCTAGAACTAAAAATTCTTTACTGCCAAGCCGCTGGATTTATTTACTTATCGGAGTATGAAGGTTTTGGTTTACCGGTTTTAGAAGCTATGGCAGCTGGAGTGCCGGTAATTTGCAGTAATGTTTCCAGCTTGCCAGAAGTTGCCGGAAAAGCAGCCATCATGGTACCATCTAAAGACGCTCTTAAACTTAATCAAGCCATGAAATATTTGATGACCAATCCAGAGGAACAAGCTAAGTGGAAAAGCTTAGGCATTGCTCAAGCTAAACGATTTACTTGGGAAGATTGTGCTAAAAAAACCCTTAAAGTTTACCAAGGGCTATTGTATTAG
- a CDS encoding glycosyltransferase family 2 protein, which yields MTLVSVIIATYNEDQYLKKCLESLACQKKARFEIIVVDDGSFKKAKNLELKSKNGTFRFFRIKHSGTAVARNFGAKKAKGDILVFVDGDMEFEPDFLEQLIEPIEQGLAKGTISTEEYVANWNNVWARCWNFEQGLKTRKRIDEKDMMLRDFRAILKSEFDRVGGFSNTGYTDTWSLSEKLGYKPVKTKAKYYHYNPASMQEVFWQALWIGGRQRKFGIVGKIVAGLRATMPVSIFLGLVKAITYKEMGMLNFKIIYDLGILSGIMSGASRKAV from the coding sequence ATGACACTAGTTTCAGTTATCATTGCTACCTACAACGAAGACCAATATTTAAAAAAATGCTTAGAAAGTTTAGCATGCCAAAAAAAGGCTAGATTTGAAATTATTGTAGTTGATGATGGCAGCTTCAAAAAAGCTAAAAACTTAGAACTAAAAAGTAAAAACGGCACATTTAGATTTTTTAGAATAAAGCATAGTGGGACAGCAGTAGCCAGGAATTTTGGGGCTAAAAAGGCTAAAGGCGATATTCTGGTTTTTGTGGATGGTGATATGGAGTTTGAACCAGACTTTTTAGAACAGTTAATTGAGCCAATTGAACAAGGTTTGGCAAAAGGTACGATTTCCACAGAAGAGTATGTAGCTAATTGGAATAATGTTTGGGCCCGGTGTTGGAACTTTGAGCAAGGTCTAAAAACCCGCAAACGGATTGATGAAAAAGACATGATGCTCCGGGATTTTAGAGCTATTTTAAAATCAGAATTCGATAGAGTTGGTGGTTTTAGTAATACCGGTTATACCGACACCTGGTCGTTGTCGGAAAAATTAGGCTATAAGCCAGTCAAAACTAAAGCCAAATATTACCACTACAATCCGGCCAGTATGCAGGAAGTTTTTTGGCAGGCACTTTGGATTGGGGGCCGACAACGCAAGTTTGGCATTGTTGGTAAAATTGTAGCTGGCTTGCGAGCTACTATGCCAGTTTCCATATTTTTAGGTTTGGTTAAGGCGATTACATACAAAGAAATGGGAATGCTTAACTTTAAAATTATCTACGATTTAGGAATTTTAAGTGGCATTATGAGCGGAGCTTCGAGAAAGGCAGTATGA
- a CDS encoding oligosaccharide flippase family protein, translating to MKQYLSLLKSKTAMDALIVLGGSGISSALGFIFVFLIARNLGPERFGIFSTIIGFTTFLSAVADLGINQSLVAFISGFKTRTRKKTWSSTSLTSVFASSIIIALVMSCLYRFFLIKLWGHNQDFSGLVFLIIVIITINIFLLALLQSLQRFWSRSILDNVFSVARLLVIGVFFLLYARLNITLALWSIVIAYLVAFVVGKLMVGDYLQIRRVKTKLIPKLLGFSKWLAAQNFFANLYGRLDVMMLPWLSTLYFTGIYAAAARFMSIFPLVVSSLSSVVSPRFASFTSKDQAGTYFRKSLLIGFGISAIMMLLLVLAYPIISIAYGEDFLAAIAVFRFLVLANIPLLLSIPATNAVVYFYKKPKYVTGISLVQLVGLVLLNLLLIPKYGMFGPAYSLLAMNSLGMIGNYLAYFWLHKDL from the coding sequence ATGAAGCAATACCTTTCTTTGCTCAAGTCTAAGACTGCCATGGATGCGCTCATTGTTTTGGGTGGTAGTGGGATTTCGTCAGCGCTAGGATTTATTTTTGTTTTTCTAATTGCCCGCAATTTAGGGCCAGAACGGTTTGGGATTTTTTCAACTATTATTGGTTTTACGACCTTTTTATCAGCTGTGGCTGATTTGGGCATCAATCAAAGTTTAGTAGCTTTTATATCAGGGTTTAAAACCAGGACGCGCAAAAAAACCTGGAGCAGCACCAGTTTGACTAGTGTATTTGCAAGCTCAATCATAATTGCTCTAGTTATGTCTTGCTTGTACCGTTTTTTCCTCATTAAACTTTGGGGGCATAATCAGGATTTTTCAGGCTTGGTGTTTTTGATAATTGTAATTATCACTATTAATATTTTCTTATTAGCACTATTGCAATCACTACAGCGTTTTTGGAGTCGGTCAATTTTAGACAATGTTTTTAGTGTGGCAAGACTATTGGTAATTGGTGTTTTTTTCTTGCTCTATGCTCGTCTAAATATCACCCTGGCACTCTGGTCGATTGTCATTGCTTATTTAGTGGCTTTTGTAGTTGGAAAACTCATGGTTGGTGATTATTTGCAAATTCGAAGGGTTAAGACCAAGCTCATACCCAAATTATTAGGTTTTAGTAAGTGGTTAGCAGCGCAAAACTTTTTTGCCAATTTATATGGACGACTAGATGTAATGATGCTGCCTTGGTTGTCGACATTATATTTTACAGGCATCTATGCCGCCGCCGCTCGGTTTATGAGTATTTTTCCACTGGTGGTTTCCTCACTATCATCTGTGGTTTCACCCCGCTTTGCCAGTTTTACCAGCAAAGATCAAGCTGGCACTTATTTTCGCAAATCTTTACTCATCGGGTTTGGGATTAGTGCCATTATGATGCTACTCCTAGTTTTAGCTTATCCAATTATTTCCATTGCCTATGGTGAAGATTTTTTGGCAGCTATTGCCGTATTTCGTTTTTTAGTACTGGCCAACATTCCTTTGCTGCTATCAATTCCAGCTACTAATGCGGTGGTTTATTTTTACAAAAAACCTAAATATGTAACTGGAATATCTTTAGTACAACTAGTAGGGTTAGTTCTATTAAATTTACTTCTTATTCCAAAGTATGGTATGTTTGGACCAGCTTACAGTTTGCTAGCCATGAATAGTCTTGGTATGATAGGCAATTACTTAGCGTACTTTTGGCTACATAAAGATTTATGA
- a CDS encoding glycosyltransferase family 4 protein, producing the protein MKIAFLSYYSGLVDRGVETFVDALASRLGQNHEVMVIQAGTKKEQKPYMQIVIPGKSYNSQKLSQDFKERFFLDKKSRVIAKFSFQALKTLQSFQPDIIVACNHGWQAVLAKLYIRLHKHSRLVISAQVGKGREESLALSLKPDLFITQSQTRLKQLSLKDSDQIIAIPNGVDFAKFFQKQTLAGKIQLQIAKLKKPICLCVAGPEPYKRVEDTIEAVTKLGNVSLLVLGGSKKTKNLGKKLLSDQFVQLKTPHEQMPAVYQIADVFTLVSDSQEGFGIAYLEAMAANVPVVARDDSLRKEIIGKAGLYVADPADHIAYAQRIRQALDSNWGKKPQMQAKKFNWDQVSREYEKAFISLVSKSSKLGSFH; encoded by the coding sequence ATGAAAATTGCCTTCTTATCCTACTACAGTGGCTTGGTTGACCGGGGAGTAGAAACCTTTGTCGATGCTCTCGCTTCCCGTTTAGGCCAAAATCATGAAGTAATGGTAATTCAAGCTGGAACTAAAAAAGAGCAAAAACCGTACATGCAGATTGTGATTCCAGGTAAATCGTATAATTCTCAAAAGCTGAGCCAGGATTTTAAGGAACGTTTTTTCCTGGATAAAAAATCCCGGGTAATTGCCAAATTCAGTTTTCAAGCCTTAAAAACCCTACAATCATTTCAGCCAGATATTATCGTAGCTTGTAATCACGGTTGGCAAGCAGTTTTAGCTAAACTGTATATTAGGCTTCATAAACACTCACGCTTGGTTATCAGTGCTCAGGTGGGTAAAGGCCGGGAGGAGAGTTTAGCTCTTAGCCTTAAACCAGACCTATTTATTACCCAATCCCAAACTAGATTAAAGCAATTGAGTTTAAAAGATAGTGACCAAATCATAGCTATTCCCAATGGAGTCGATTTTGCCAAATTTTTCCAGAAACAAACACTAGCAGGGAAAATCCAGTTGCAAATAGCAAAACTTAAAAAACCGATATGTTTATGTGTAGCTGGCCCTGAACCTTATAAACGGGTTGAAGATACGATTGAGGCTGTTACTAAGCTTGGTAATGTCAGCTTACTAGTTTTGGGTGGCAGTAAAAAAACTAAAAATTTAGGCAAAAAATTACTTAGTGATCAATTTGTACAATTAAAAACTCCTCATGAGCAAATGCCGGCTGTCTATCAAATTGCTGATGTGTTTACGCTAGTATCTGACTCTCAGGAGGGTTTTGGCATTGCTTATTTAGAAGCGATGGCTGCAAATGTGCCAGTGGTAGCTCGTGATGACAGTTTGCGAAAAGAAATTATCGGCAAAGCAGGACTATACGTAGCTGATCCAGCTGATCACATTGCTTATGCCCAAAGAATCCGCCAAGCCTTAGATAGCAATTGGGGTAAAAAACCTCAAATGCAAGCTAAAAAATTTAATTGGGATCAAGTAAGCCGAGAGTATGAAAAGGCCTTTATTAGCCTTGTGTCCAAATCGTCTAAATTAGGATCTTTCCACTAA